The following proteins are encoded in a genomic region of Tenebrio molitor chromosome 7, icTenMoli1.1, whole genome shotgun sequence:
- the LOC138135104 gene encoding odorant receptor Or2-like — MYFAFIIPVPLFGCLYLLLDDNVDLTKSNTVTDAIYMGKWYNYDMTCRKALIVLMERSKRPMVVTAGKILDLSLISFTTILRRSYSLLAVLNNYK, encoded by the exons ATGTATTTTGCTTTCATAATACCAGTGCCGTTGTTCGGTTGCCTTTATTTACTTCTTGACGACAATGTTGACTTGACAAAA AGCAATACTGTTACTGATGCAATTTACATGGGTAAATGGTACAATTATGACATGACGTGCAGAAAGGCATTGATCGTTTTAATGGAACGTTCCAAAAGGCCAATGGTCGTTACAGCCGGAAAAATTCTAGACTTATCTTTGATTTCATTTACAACA atACTGAGAAGATCATATTCTCTACTTgctgttttaaataattataaataa